In Zingiber officinale cultivar Zhangliang chromosome 8B, Zo_v1.1, whole genome shotgun sequence, a single genomic region encodes these proteins:
- the LOC122016870 gene encoding uncharacterized protein LOC122016870, which translates to MGNLLSCGVPGAGKVVLSDGTVRELYGPTPAAELMVEHPHEFVVDLCLLAAANYTKVIPLSADDLLETSKVYVMLPMARTMGSAGLSMVESRRALAMAKQTMGPSTRGFLGVLGGASKAIGVLLTEVKSKAVERIPQQASMAEYGGEGAAKVESWSERPEVLIRQQYWRRRWRPSLDTILEMSLEKHKVPHWLF; encoded by the coding sequence ATGGGGAATCTTCTTTCATGCGGAGTTCCCGGCGCCGGCAAAGTTGTGCTCTCCGACGGCACGGTCCGCGAGCTCTATGGGCCGACACCGGCAGCCGAGCTGATGGTGGAGCACCCTCATGAATTCGTGGTCGACTTGTGCTTGTTAGCGGCTGCCAATTACACCAAGGTAATACCGTTGTCCGCCGACGACCTGCTCGAGACGAGCAAGGTGTACGTGATGCTCCCCATGGCCCGAACGATGGGTTCGGCTGGCTTGTCGATGGTTGAGTCTCGTCGGGCCTTGGCAATGGCTAAGCAAACGATGGGACCAAGCACGAGGGGCTTCTTGGGAGTGCTCGGGGGAGCATCCAAGGCAATTGGGGTACTACTGACCGAAGTGAAGAGCAAGGCTGTGGAACGGATTCCACAGCAAGCATCGATGGCGGAGTACGGTGGTGAAGGGGCGGCAAAAGTTGAATCGTGGTCGGAGAGGCCGGAGGTTCTGATAAGGCAACAATATTGGAGACGAAGGTGGAGGCCAAGTCTAGACACCATTTTGGAGATGAGCTTGGAGAAGCACAAGGTCCCTCACTGGTTGTTTTGA